Proteins encoded together in one Vanessa tameamea isolate UH-Manoa-2023 chromosome 30, ilVanTame1 primary haplotype, whole genome shotgun sequence window:
- the LOC113391565 gene encoding lachesin, with the protein MASFIIEYFTLLIFFLSLGNCQRTPTISHITQEQIRDIGGQVDLDCSVHYAQDYPVLWLKYDRHKSTESLPLSTNSGLIIRDSRFSLRFDAASATYTLSIKDIQETDAGWYLCQVIMSVSNKITAEVELQVRRPPIISDNSTRSIVTSQGESAQMECYAGGFPPPKISWRRENNAILPTGGSIYRGNILKMNSVHKEDRGTYYCVAENGVGRGARRNINLEVEFAPVVTVPRPRLGQALQYDMDLECHVEAYPPPAITWLKNEVQLSNNQHYRISHFATADEFTDTTLRVITIEKRQYGLFTCKAQNKLGTAQGTVELFEMIIPVCPPACGQTRYAGAAPAPAPRRLPALALAAALARIFSTRY; encoded by the exons ATGGCGagctttattattgaatattttactcttttaatCTTCTTTTTATCACTTG GCAACTGTCAGCGAACTCCGACAATTTCGCACATCACTCAAGAACAGATACGAGATATCGGCGGTCAAGTTGATCTGGACTGTTCCGTCCATTATGCACAGGACTATCCAGTGCTCTGG CTCAAATATGATCGTCATAAGTCAACGGAGTCACTTCCTCTGTCAACGAATTCCGGTCTAATTATTCGTGATTCAAGATTTTCATTGCGTTTTGATGCTGCATCCGCTACATATACATTATCT ATAAAAGACATCCAGGAGACCGATGCGGGCTGGTATCTCTGTCAAGTTATAATGTCAGTAAGCAACAAGATAACCGCAGAGGTTGAGTTGCAAGTTCGAAGACCTCCAATTATATCTGATAATTCAACGAGATCCATTGTGACCAGCCAGGGAGAAA gtGCCCAAATGGAATGTTACGCCGGTGGATTCCCGCCTCCGAAGATATCGTGGCGTCGTGAGAACAACGCCATTTTACCAACTGGTGGCTCCATCTACCG tggcaatatattgaaaatgaacTCAGTACACAAGGAAGACCGTGGAACGTACTACTGTGTGGCTGAAAATGGAGTAGGCAGAGGTgcaagaagaaatattaacttggAAGTTGAATTTGCACCTGTCGTCACCGTACCCCGACCTCGATTAGGACAG GCTCTCCAATATGACATGGATTTAGAGTGTCACGTTGAAGCGTACCCGCCACCAGCTATCACTTGGCTCAAAAACGAGGTGCAGCTCTCCAACAACCAACATTACAG GATCTCTCACTTTGCGACAGCAGACGAATTCACAGACACGACACTCCGTGTGATTACAATCGAGAAACGTCAATACGGTCTGTTCACATGCAAGGCACAGAATAAACTGGGAACCGCACAGGGAACTGTGGAACTGTTTG AAATGATAATCCCCGTGTGCCCGCCCGCGTGCGGCCAGACGCGCTACGCCGGCGCCgcccccgcgcccgcgccgcgccgcctcCCCGCGCTCGCCctcgccgccgcgctcgccag AATCTTCAGTACCAGATATTAA